The Brachionichthys hirsutus isolate HB-005 chromosome 8, CSIRO-AGI_Bhir_v1, whole genome shotgun sequence genome contains a region encoding:
- the LOC137898725 gene encoding protein FAM107B-like — protein sequence MGAANGKKKAYNIDHEPSQKQRRMKNGKASNNKASANLQQSDNTHGKPPPTSSDTPPPDYVEGDNDNDLIKPKQLLNPVKASKNHQELHRELMSSCKRGGTGMETKAELQRVLETRKRDQLIKQKKEDDDAHRKVTPLEAELIKRHQKLDELERQQQKEKEDNLQAPEFLKVKENLRRTSVTMKDEKEV from the exons AAGGCGTACAATATTGACCACGAGCCTTCTCAGAAGCAGCGCCGCATGAAGAATGGAAAAGCCTCAAACAACAAAG CCTCAGCCAACTTGCAGCAGTCTGACAACACCCATGGGAAACCGCCCCCCACGTCCAGCGACACCCCCCCACCAGACTACGTGGAGGGGGACAACGACAATGACCTCATCAAACCTAAACAGCTATTGAATCCAGTCAAGGCTTCCAAAAATCACCAAGAGCTTCACAGAGAGCTGATGAGCAGCTGTAAACG GGGCGGGACGGGCATGGAGACAAAGGCCGAGCTTCAGAGAGTGCTGGAGACGAGGAAGAGAGATCAGCTGatcaaacagaagaaagaagatGATGATGCACACAGGAAGGTCACgcctctggaggcggagcttatcAAGAGACACCAGAAGTTGGACGAG TTggagaggcagcagcagaaggagaaggaggacaaCCTACAAGCTCCAGAGTTCCTCAAGGTGAAGGAAAACCTGAGACGGACCTCAGTTACGATGAAAGATGAGAAGGAGGTGTAG